The following coding sequences are from one Paenibacillus stellifer window:
- a CDS encoding MBL fold metallo-hydrolase, producing the protein MTRSGKMLRICVALMAAASLQACAADNSPKAEKPAASADQPAVQSANVQPKKVEVKWNTEIFNNTSGKTMIKCVTTPNQNHMSFAIVSSKGTVIIAEPNRLNYSGGLLHADVITSSINNHDHRDGGIIKANPEARVSEWTAESFTVKDVKVTGIPASYANELVKTESPSEVIYLYEVDGLRIAYTGALGQDELTAEQLKQLGRIDVLIQYFNDAPTWHIQKETAVHVISQLKAPIVLASEYNKEAAAFIMDGLQAGELKEQDVLLVDKEDITSITSPEYIYLK; encoded by the coding sequence ATGACCAGATCGGGAAAAATGCTTCGAATCTGCGTTGCGCTTATGGCTGCCGCTTCTCTGCAGGCCTGCGCTGCGGATAACTCGCCGAAGGCGGAAAAGCCGGCTGCATCGGCAGATCAACCTGCCGTCCAATCCGCGAATGTCCAGCCGAAAAAAGTCGAAGTGAAATGGAATACGGAAATTTTCAACAATACAAGCGGCAAGACAATGATTAAATGTGTCACAACACCGAATCAAAACCATATGTCCTTTGCAATCGTTTCCTCAAAAGGCACAGTCATCATTGCCGAACCGAACCGGCTTAATTATTCAGGCGGCTTGCTTCACGCAGATGTCATCACATCAAGCATCAATAATCACGATCATCGGGACGGAGGAATTATCAAAGCCAATCCTGAAGCCAGAGTGTCCGAATGGACTGCGGAAAGCTTCACCGTCAAGGATGTAAAAGTAACCGGCATTCCCGCATCCTATGCCAATGAGCTTGTGAAGACGGAAAGTCCATCCGAGGTAATCTATCTGTACGAGGTTGACGGATTGCGCATCGCCTATACAGGAGCGTTGGGTCAGGATGAGCTAACGGCGGAGCAGTTGAAACAACTGGGGCGGATCGATGTTTTGATCCAGTATTTTAACGACGCTCCGACTTGGCATATCCAAAAGGAAACGGCGGTTCATGTGATAAGCCAGTTGAAAGCGCCGATCGTATTGGCTTCCGAGTACAATAAGGAGGCGGCAGCATTTATAATGGATGGACTGCAGGCCGGAGAACTTAAAGAGCAGGATGTCCTTCTTGTTGATAAAGAGGATATCACCAGCATAACAAGTCCGGAATATATTTACTTAAAATAA
- a CDS encoding DedA family protein, with protein sequence MKTWITDFMEQFGYIGIFLLLALENVFPPIPSEVILPFGGFMTTTSHLTISGVVLSATLGSVLGAIILYAIGRMMSVERMERLVEKYGRLLRVKKEDVRRADAWFDRYGYWTVLFCRMIPLIRSLISVPAGMSGMKLSPFLILTAIGSLAWNVLLVLIGAALGESWHEIGAYMDMYSNIIYALLAGGAAVIGWMFFRRRRLKLKESKQ encoded by the coding sequence ATGAAAACGTGGATTACCGATTTCATGGAGCAGTTCGGGTATATCGGCATCTTTTTGCTGCTGGCGCTGGAAAATGTGTTTCCGCCCATTCCATCCGAAGTGATCCTTCCTTTCGGCGGGTTCATGACCACCACCTCCCATCTGACGATATCCGGAGTTGTTCTATCTGCCACCCTGGGCTCAGTGCTCGGCGCCATTATTCTATATGCGATCGGCCGCATGATGAGTGTTGAACGGATGGAGCGTCTTGTCGAGAAATACGGCCGCCTTCTGCGGGTGAAGAAAGAGGATGTACGCCGGGCTGATGCCTGGTTTGACCGGTACGGCTACTGGACTGTCCTGTTCTGCCGGATGATACCGCTGATCCGCAGTCTCATTTCCGTTCCTGCCGGGATGTCGGGAATGAAGCTGAGTCCCTTTCTGATATTGACCGCCATCGGCAGTCTGGCCTGGAATGTTCTGCTTGTTCTGATCGGCGCCGCACTGGGAGAATCCTGGCATGAGATCGGCGCTTACATGGACATGTACTCCAACATTATTTATGCCCTGCTGGCTGGCGGAGCTGCCGTGATCGGCTGGATGTTTTTCCGCAGACGAAGACTGAAGCTGAAGGAATCTAAGCAGTAA
- a CDS encoding DUF4349 domain-containing protein yields the protein MKTMYRLLSMLACLLVLAAVIAGCSAGNSAGDADRSDSAVETKQKSVTSTSMDRGVVKSDTEAPMAGVSSEDGSSTANEAAAPAEKGAALAGGSSGGAVEGSTEGNTAAGGFTANDTAAGLNKKLIYHANLNMEVESYEKAQSDVRNRVNLAGGYIIGFTETVTNAEQGGTFVLKVPASGFSSFLDSLDKIEHKAIQRSIEGQDVSEEYVDLEARLKAKQVLESQYVEFMKKATKASDLVSFASELSQVQEEIEQVKGRMRYIDQNVLYSTVELRLYEPGEDAQNLQKHEDEPLLVRAGDALRGTLNALGVMLQWVFVVLAGALPLLAAAAVLLILFLWRRRSYLRKGGRSRHESGFYRNAASGGNGTAIKADHEPSSSIKSGDDETAGESPENK from the coding sequence ATGAAGACAATGTACAGGCTGTTGAGCATGCTGGCTTGTCTGCTCGTGCTGGCGGCGGTGATTGCCGGCTGCAGCGCGGGGAATTCCGCAGGAGATGCAGATCGGTCCGATTCGGCTGTGGAAACCAAGCAAAAGTCGGTGACCTCGACATCTATGGACAGAGGTGTCGTGAAAAGCGACACAGAGGCTCCCATGGCAGGCGTCTCCAGCGAGGATGGGAGCTCAACCGCCAATGAAGCGGCGGCTCCGGCTGAGAAGGGAGCCGCACTAGCAGGCGGCAGCAGCGGTGGAGCTGTCGAAGGATCGACTGAGGGCAATACGGCCGCAGGCGGTTTCACCGCAAATGACACGGCAGCCGGGCTGAACAAGAAGCTCATCTACCATGCGAACCTGAACATGGAAGTGGAGAGCTACGAGAAAGCGCAGAGCGATGTCCGGAACCGCGTCAACCTGGCCGGGGGCTATATCATCGGGTTCACCGAGACGGTAACCAATGCCGAACAGGGCGGCACTTTTGTGCTGAAAGTCCCGGCGAGCGGCTTCTCCTCCTTCCTGGACAGTCTGGACAAGATCGAGCATAAGGCGATTCAGCGCAGCATCGAGGGGCAGGATGTATCGGAGGAATATGTGGATCTGGAGGCTCGCCTGAAAGCGAAGCAAGTGCTGGAATCCCAGTATGTCGAGTTTATGAAAAAAGCGACCAAAGCCTCTGATCTCGTCTCTTTCGCCAGCGAACTGAGCCAGGTTCAGGAAGAGATCGAGCAGGTCAAGGGCCGGATGCGCTATATCGATCAGAACGTGCTGTATTCCACAGTGGAGCTGAGGCTCTATGAACCGGGAGAAGACGCTCAGAATTTGCAAAAACACGAGGATGAACCGCTGCTTGTTAGAGCCGGCGACGCGCTTCGCGGCACATTGAACGCGCTTGGCGTAATGCTTCAGTGGGTGTTCGTCGTGCTGGCTGGCGCGCTGCCGCTGCTTGCGGCGGCGGCTGTCCTTCTGATTCTCTTCCTGTGGCGGCGGCGGTCGTATCTTCGCAAGGGAGGCAGGAGCCGCCATGAGTCCGGATTTTACCGGAATGCGGCCAGCGGGGGGAATGGAACAGCGATTAAGGCGGATCACGAGCCATCCTCCTCTATTAAGAGCGGGGATGATGAGACGGCTGGAGAGTCGCCGGAGAACAAGTAA
- the msrA gene encoding peptide-methionine (S)-S-oxide reductase MsrA, which produces MSELQANPSGSRPDGSRAEKATFAGGCFWCMVSPFEELPGILSVVSGYTGGHTENPTYEEVCSETTGHAEAVQITFDPDIFPYSRLLELFWQQIDPTDAGGQFHDRGSSYRTAIFYHTEAQRKEAEASKIAVQNSGRFPGPVVTEIVPAAAFYPAEEYHQGYHRKNPGHYKRYRKASGREAFIESHWKHNEDKTSLKKRLTPLQYEVTQNSATESPFHNEFWDHHGDGIYVDIVSGEPLFSSRDKYDSGCGWPSFTRPLREYSVKEKTDLSHMMIRTEVRSREADSHLGHVFPDGPGPNGLRYCINSAALRFVPKEELEKEGYGEYRVLFE; this is translated from the coding sequence ATGAGCGAGCTACAGGCAAATCCTTCAGGCTCCCGTCCTGACGGTTCCCGCGCGGAAAAAGCGACATTCGCAGGCGGCTGCTTCTGGTGCATGGTCTCCCCGTTTGAAGAGCTGCCGGGTATTCTGTCCGTTGTCTCCGGCTATACCGGCGGCCATACCGAGAATCCGACATATGAGGAAGTCTGCTCCGAGACGACGGGCCATGCCGAAGCGGTCCAGATTACATTCGATCCCGACATTTTCCCTTACAGCCGGCTGCTTGAGCTGTTCTGGCAGCAGATCGATCCGACCGATGCCGGAGGCCAGTTCCATGACCGAGGCTCTTCCTACCGGACGGCTATTTTCTACCACACCGAAGCTCAGCGCAAGGAGGCCGAAGCCTCCAAGATTGCTGTTCAGAACAGCGGCCGCTTCCCGGGACCGGTCGTAACGGAAATTGTGCCTGCAGCAGCCTTTTACCCGGCGGAGGAATATCATCAGGGCTATCACCGCAAAAATCCCGGCCATTACAAGCGCTACCGCAAAGCCTCCGGCCGTGAAGCCTTTATCGAGAGCCATTGGAAGCATAATGAGGACAAGACCAGCTTGAAAAAGCGGCTGACGCCGCTGCAGTATGAGGTCACGCAGAACAGCGCGACGGAATCTCCCTTCCACAACGAGTTCTGGGATCACCACGGCGACGGCATCTATGTGGATATCGTCTCCGGCGAGCCGCTGTTCAGCTCCAGAGACAAATACGATTCCGGCTGCGGCTGGCCGAGCTTCACCCGTCCTCTCCGCGAATATTCCGTCAAGGAGAAGACGGACCTCAGCCACATGATGATCCGTACCGAGGTCCGGAGCCGGGAAGCCGACTCGCATCTCGGCCACGTCTTTCCGGACGGTCCGGGACCGAACGGGCTGCGCTACTGCATCAACTCCGCCGCCCTGCGGTTCGTTCCGAAGGAAGAGCTGGAGAAGGAAGGCTACGGCGAGTACCGGGTTTTGTTTGAGTAA
- a CDS encoding YitT family protein, which yields MRNQDSGTGNWPLQLIINLFGTFVLSFAYYHINYQNHLTEGGFVGLSLLGKYVLGLSPSITVLLLDLPVLLVALLLKGKGFVCNTFISSSAFTIFYAWMERYSTFTLDFHGNLALAALLSGLLTGLGAGLVLRCGAASGGDDILSLLISEWKGIKVGTVFILMDILVLLLSLLYMPLRETMYTAMAVIVAGQVITFMTSFGKPKKLKKPQTRSGLAGRNEAAAAGKL from the coding sequence ATGAGGAATCAAGACAGCGGAACTGGAAATTGGCCGCTTCAGTTAATCATTAATTTGTTCGGAACGTTTGTACTCAGCTTTGCTTATTATCACATCAATTATCAGAATCATCTCACCGAAGGCGGGTTCGTGGGCTTGTCGCTTCTCGGCAAGTATGTGCTCGGCCTGTCGCCCTCCATCACCGTTTTGCTGCTGGATCTGCCGGTTCTCCTGGTGGCGCTGCTGCTTAAAGGCAAAGGGTTTGTCTGCAATACGTTTATCTCTTCCAGTGCGTTCACAATATTCTACGCCTGGATGGAACGTTACTCGACATTCACGTTGGATTTTCACGGGAATCTGGCGCTTGCCGCGCTGCTGTCCGGTCTCCTGACGGGACTTGGCGCAGGGCTCGTGCTGCGCTGCGGCGCGGCAAGCGGCGGAGACGATATCCTCTCCCTGCTGATCAGCGAATGGAAGGGAATCAAGGTGGGAACGGTATTTATCCTGATGGATATCCTCGTTCTGCTGCTCTCGCTGCTGTATATGCCGCTGAGAGAGACGATGTATACCGCAATGGCGGTCATTGTGGCCGGCCAGGTCATAACGTTCATGACCTCCTTCGGCAAGCCGAAGAAGCTCAAGAAGCCGCAGACCCGCTCGGGTCTCGCCGGCCGGAACGAAGCTGCCGCCGCGGGCAAGCTGTAA
- the metE gene encoding 5-methyltetrahydropteroyltriglutamate--homocysteine S-methyltransferase: MTINVRTSSLGYPRIGGSREWKKALEAYWAGRISREKLEEELSAIQESHLRTQRDAGLDFVPVGDFSYYDHVLDTAFMFDVVPPRFRKENGKEGLDLYFAMARGGENATACEMTKWFNTNYHYIVPEIGETAPRLVWNKPLEAYRFAKSRLGIAGKPVLVGPYTLVRLSKGYAAQEFESVVRRFLPVYVQVLKELAEEGATWVQLDEPALATGFPQEHLKLLEEIYGELSTAAPGLSILLQTYFEAAEPLGDILKLPVSGFGLDFVHDGGANLEALRQLEWPAGKSLWAGIIDGRGIWRCDPEAKLSLAEELAALVPGDSLILQPSCSLLHVPVSVRGERKLKPEVRGALAFADEKLEELALLKLALREGREAAGEALSEANAALAAFRALPERSRADVAELTRGLAELPDRRSTAYAERARLQRVKWDLPLLPTTTIGSFPQTPEVRQARLKWRRGEWNQEQYDSFIRKEIESAIAFQESAGLDVLVHGEFERTDMVEFFGEKLDGFLFTEGGWVQSYGSRCVKPPVIYADVAFTEPMTVKETVYAQSLTQRPVKGMLTGPVTILNWSFVRDDLSREQVALQIALALRQEILALESAGIEMIQVDEPAVREGLPLKASDQEAYLDWAVRAFRISTGLVRPTTQIHTHMCYCEFGEMIGSISDMDADVISIETSRSHGELIESFESMHYDKGIGLGVYDIHSPRVPSVLEMETAIDRALRVLEPEQFWINPDCGLKTRGWKETEAALRNMTEAAVSARRKTGA, from the coding sequence ATGACGATTAATGTTCGGACAAGCAGTCTCGGATATCCGAGAATCGGCGGCAGCCGGGAATGGAAGAAGGCGCTGGAAGCCTATTGGGCGGGACGCATCAGCCGCGAGAAGCTGGAGGAAGAGCTGAGCGCCATTCAGGAGAGTCATCTGCGTACGCAGCGTGACGCCGGTTTGGACTTCGTCCCGGTCGGGGATTTCAGTTATTACGATCATGTGCTCGATACGGCCTTCATGTTCGATGTAGTGCCTCCGCGTTTCCGGAAGGAGAACGGCAAGGAAGGGCTGGATCTGTACTTCGCCATGGCCCGGGGCGGAGAGAATGCGACGGCCTGCGAAATGACGAAATGGTTCAATACCAACTATCACTATATTGTGCCGGAGATCGGGGAGACGGCTCCCCGGCTTGTGTGGAACAAGCCGCTTGAAGCGTACCGGTTCGCCAAGTCCCGATTGGGGATTGCCGGCAAGCCTGTTCTCGTCGGCCCCTATACCCTCGTGAGACTGTCCAAAGGGTATGCCGCGCAGGAATTCGAAAGCGTCGTGCGCCGCTTCCTGCCGGTATACGTTCAAGTGCTGAAAGAGCTGGCGGAAGAAGGGGCAACCTGGGTCCAGCTTGATGAGCCGGCGCTTGCCACCGGATTTCCGCAGGAGCATCTCAAGCTGCTGGAGGAAATATACGGCGAGCTGAGCACGGCCGCACCTGGGCTCTCCATCCTGCTGCAAACATACTTCGAAGCGGCCGAGCCGCTTGGGGATATTCTGAAGCTGCCGGTCAGCGGCTTCGGTCTGGATTTCGTGCATGACGGCGGCGCCAATCTGGAGGCGCTGCGCCAGCTGGAATGGCCGGCCGGCAAGTCGCTGTGGGCCGGCATCATCGACGGGCGCGGCATCTGGCGCTGCGATCCGGAGGCCAAGCTCTCGCTGGCTGAAGAGCTGGCGGCGCTGGTTCCGGGAGACAGCCTGATTCTTCAGCCGTCCTGCAGCCTTCTGCACGTCCCCGTTAGCGTACGCGGCGAGCGTAAGCTGAAGCCGGAGGTGCGGGGCGCGCTGGCCTTCGCCGACGAGAAGCTTGAGGAGCTGGCGCTGCTGAAGCTGGCGCTGCGGGAAGGCCGGGAGGCGGCCGGCGAAGCACTCTCGGAAGCGAACGCCGCGCTGGCTGCGTTCCGTGCGCTGCCGGAGCGCAGCCGCGCGGACGTGGCGGAGCTTACGCGCGGGCTTGCGGAGCTGCCGGACCGCCGGAGCACGGCATATGCCGAGCGTGCGCGTCTTCAGCGGGTCAAGTGGGACCTGCCGCTTCTGCCGACGACGACCATTGGCAGCTTCCCGCAGACGCCAGAGGTCCGGCAGGCCCGGCTGAAGTGGCGGCGGGGCGAGTGGAACCAGGAGCAGTATGACAGCTTCATCCGCAAGGAGATTGAGTCGGCGATCGCCTTCCAGGAATCGGCGGGACTGGATGTGCTCGTGCACGGCGAGTTCGAGCGGACCGACATGGTCGAGTTCTTCGGCGAGAAGCTGGACGGCTTCCTCTTCACGGAAGGCGGATGGGTGCAGTCTTACGGCTCACGCTGCGTCAAGCCGCCGGTAATCTATGCGGATGTGGCCTTTACCGAACCGATGACGGTCAAGGAGACGGTCTATGCGCAGTCCCTGACCCAGCGTCCCGTCAAAGGCATGCTGACCGGTCCCGTCACGATTCTGAACTGGTCCTTCGTCCGCGACGATCTCAGCCGCGAGCAGGTGGCCCTCCAGATCGCCCTTGCTCTCCGGCAGGAGATTCTTGCCCTGGAGAGCGCCGGGATCGAGATGATTCAGGTCGACGAGCCGGCGGTCCGCGAGGGGCTTCCGCTGAAAGCTTCCGACCAGGAGGCTTATCTGGACTGGGCGGTTCGGGCGTTCCGGATTTCCACTGGCCTTGTCCGCCCGACAACCCAAATCCATACGCATATGTGCTACTGCGAGTTCGGTGAAATGATCGGCTCCATCTCCGACATGGATGCCGACGTCATCTCCATCGAGACTTCCCGCAGTCACGGCGAGCTGATTGAAAGCTTCGAGAGCATGCATTACGACAAAGGAATTGGTCTTGGCGTCTACGATATCCACAGTCCGCGCGTTCCTTCGGTTCTGGAGATGGAGACCGCCATCGACAGGGCGCTGCGGGTGCTCGAGCCGGAGCAATTCTGGATCAATCCTGACTGCGGGCTCAAGACCCGCGGCTGGAAGGAGACCGAGGCCGCGCTGCGCAACATGACCGAGGCTGCGGTATCTGCGAGACGCAAGACGGGGGCTTAA
- a CDS encoding general stress protein, translating to MTHLVVGIFGHKSDASRTVQELKRHGIKAGRISVIAKDRSAVAEISRNGGLSKPREALGGRGLFGTAKDIAIGLNMLPETVVTAGPAAAKLSGAEFGDDPAEDGLVTGLVGIGIPEEDAEACAMHVEKDRIILIAEVDREEADQVTGLFERHQPVPLEAVQGIMPGHTGA from the coding sequence ATGACGCATCTCGTAGTCGGCATATTTGGCCATAAAAGCGATGCTTCACGGACTGTCCAGGAGCTGAAGCGGCATGGAATCAAAGCCGGACGAATCTCGGTCATCGCCAAGGACAGAAGCGCAGTCGCTGAAATCAGCCGGAACGGCGGCTTGTCCAAACCGAGGGAGGCCCTGGGAGGCAGAGGGCTGTTCGGAACGGCGAAGGATATTGCGATCGGCCTGAACATGCTCCCGGAGACGGTGGTAACGGCTGGACCGGCGGCTGCCAAGCTGAGCGGGGCGGAATTCGGGGATGATCCGGCTGAGGACGGCCTCGTCACCGGACTCGTAGGCATCGGTATTCCGGAGGAGGATGCCGAAGCCTGCGCGATGCATGTGGAGAAGGACCGGATCATCCTCATCGCAGAGGTTGACCGGGAGGAGGCAGATCAAGTGACCGGACTCTTCGAACGTCATCAGCCTGTCCCGCTTGAAGCCGTCCAAGGAATTATGCCGGGGCATACCGGCGCTTAG
- a CDS encoding Crp/Fnr family transcriptional regulator, whose translation MIIHKGEALFHQGDDGRYLYEIKSGLFKVTRLHENGNIVLFNILYPGEIVPHHSLISPKETHGTATALMTSEVERIPAKEWYRKLEEEPRKAMEVALLLQEKLRFMQTRIDHLTAGSPAERLRLLTEWMETYSQKTPLTELLTQEEIGQLIGVRRETVNRLLRS comes from the coding sequence ATGATCATACACAAGGGAGAAGCTTTGTTCCATCAGGGTGATGACGGGCGGTATTTATATGAGATCAAGAGCGGATTGTTCAAAGTGACAAGGCTGCATGAGAATGGGAATATCGTCCTGTTTAATATTTTATACCCGGGGGAAATCGTGCCCCATCATTCGCTGATCTCTCCCAAGGAGACGCATGGCACGGCTACCGCGCTTATGACCAGCGAGGTGGAGCGGATTCCGGCCAAGGAGTGGTACCGCAAGCTGGAGGAGGAGCCGCGCAAGGCGATGGAGGTGGCGCTGCTCCTCCAGGAGAAGCTCCGGTTCATGCAGACCCGGATCGACCATCTGACGGCCGGTTCGCCGGCCGAACGGCTGCGCCTGTTGACCGAATGGATGGAGACATACTCGCAGAAGACGCCGCTGACCGAGCTGCTTACCCAGGAAGAGATCGGCCAGCTGATCGGCGTGCGGCGTGAAACGGTCAACCGGCTGCTGCGGAGCTGA
- a CDS encoding undecaprenyl-diphosphate phosphatase — MDWFAIIKAIVLGIVEGLTEFAPVSSTGHMIIVDDMWLKSQEFLGKYTANTFKVVIQLGSILAVVVIFRNRFIDLLGLRRFSRKAMEPDRIIAGGAAVQKRTEGGGHLTLGQVIVGLIPAGILGFLFEDYIDNYLFSTATVLIGLVVGAIFMIIADRFSARRKPRTENVDQITYGQALGMGLIQCFSLWPGFSRSGSTISGGIMLGMSHRAAADFTFIMAVPIMAGASLISLMKNWQYFTMDALPFFIAGFISAFVFALLSMRFFLKLINRIKLLPFAIYRILLAGLVYIIFF; from the coding sequence TTGGATTGGTTCGCTATTATCAAGGCGATTGTACTGGGAATTGTTGAGGGGCTGACCGAATTCGCTCCGGTTTCGTCCACAGGCCATATGATCATCGTTGATGACATGTGGCTGAAGTCTCAGGAGTTCCTGGGAAAATACACGGCCAATACCTTCAAAGTTGTCATTCAGCTGGGCTCCATATTGGCGGTCGTCGTCATTTTCAGGAACCGGTTTATTGATCTGCTGGGGCTCAGACGGTTCAGCCGTAAGGCAATGGAGCCGGACCGCATCATAGCTGGAGGAGCGGCGGTTCAGAAGCGGACGGAAGGCGGCGGGCATCTGACCCTCGGCCAGGTTATCGTCGGACTGATTCCTGCCGGCATTCTCGGATTTCTGTTCGAGGACTATATCGATAATTACCTTTTCTCCACGGCAACGGTGCTGATCGGCCTTGTGGTAGGCGCCATATTCATGATTATCGCGGACCGGTTCTCTGCCAGAAGGAAGCCCAGGACGGAGAATGTTGACCAGATTACATACGGTCAAGCGCTTGGGATGGGCCTGATCCAGTGCTTCTCGCTGTGGCCTGGATTCTCCCGGTCCGGTTCGACAATCTCCGGCGGCATTATGCTTGGCATGAGCCATCGGGCTGCTGCTGATTTCACCTTCATCATGGCGGTGCCGATTATGGCCGGAGCCAGCTTGATCTCCCTCATGAAGAATTGGCAGTACTTCACAATGGACGCGCTGCCTTTCTTCATCGCCGGTTTTATCAGCGCATTCGTGTTCGCTCTCTTGTCCATGCGCTTCTTCCTGAAGCTGATTAACCGTATCAAGCTGCTGCCATTTGCGATTTACCGGATTTTGCTGGCTGGACTTGTCTATATTATTTTCTTTTAG
- a CDS encoding helix-turn-helix transcriptional regulator — protein MQWTTIGRNHYPGYLHLMQVSGSVELAEHPPLGNRYQLILAEEGEGALQLGRQLHSVASPSIICLNEADAFLPLQKNRIIARSLAFNPQTVNRKYDFPMDFGEGEHDELTETDRQDLWCMIPFKDRSCSIPVDPMYARHISGIMNDIREQLAEQPDEGWPCRSRSYMLELLSLVRRLYDRSEAVPHTACCFSDEGVEPILRFLHSHYREKIKVEDITRAFHTNKTTLNQRFKQCTGLTVMSYLNSIRMQMAGSMLRNTTLATSEIMVMVGIQDSAHFIRNFRKYSGYSPSEYRTRFCWMLK, from the coding sequence ATGCAGTGGACGACCATCGGTAGAAATCATTATCCCGGATACCTCCATCTCATGCAGGTGAGCGGTTCAGTAGAACTGGCAGAACATCCGCCGCTGGGGAACAGATATCAGCTGATCCTTGCAGAAGAGGGTGAAGGGGCATTACAGCTCGGGAGACAACTGCATTCGGTAGCCTCTCCCTCCATCATTTGTCTGAACGAGGCGGATGCTTTTTTGCCTCTGCAAAAAAACCGGATAATAGCCCGGTCGTTGGCCTTTAACCCGCAGACAGTCAACCGAAAATATGATTTTCCCATGGATTTTGGCGAAGGGGAGCATGATGAACTGACGGAGACGGATAGGCAGGATCTATGGTGTATGATTCCTTTTAAAGACAGGTCCTGCAGCATTCCGGTCGACCCCATGTATGCCCGGCATATTTCGGGGATTATGAATGATATTCGGGAGCAATTGGCTGAACAGCCGGATGAAGGCTGGCCTTGCAGAAGCCGCTCCTATATGCTCGAGCTGTTGTCTCTTGTGCGAAGATTGTATGACCGGTCCGAGGCTGTCCCCCATACGGCGTGTTGTTTCTCCGATGAAGGAGTCGAGCCGATTCTTCGGTTTCTTCATTCCCATTACCGGGAAAAAATCAAAGTTGAGGACATTACGCGTGCATTTCATACCAACAAGACGACATTAAATCAACGCTTCAAGCAATGTACGGGCCTGACCGTGATGTCCTATTTAAACTCCATCCGCATGCAAATGGCCGGATCGATGCTGCGGAATACGACATTGGCTACGAGTGAAATCATGGTTATGGTAGGCATTCAGGACAGCGCTCATTTTATCCGCAATTTCCGCAAATACAGCGGTTATTCGCCTTCCGAATACCGTACCAGGTTTTGTTGGATGCTGAAGTAA
- a CDS encoding serine/threonine protein kinase, with translation MFERLRAFVAAWRDYPLEPGALIGGRYEVISRLGLGSYGLTYRCLDRESKREVAVKQAKPSKKDIGYTMLLRERDVLLRLDHPRIPSCRDFIEDKGSVWLVTDYIYGSTFEQLIFDEGSVFGEKETLGFILRLMDVVGYIHEKGIAHLDLRIPNIIAKGEELYVIDFGLARPFVEASDQADQNFLRDPDPDGLPARMPASISSDLHDIGHLMLFMLYSGFSPQRGQQERSWTEELPLSPAMRGLLLRLLDHPESYQDTGELIDELRTVLTQVS, from the coding sequence TTGTTTGAACGGTTGCGGGCGTTTGTCGCCGCCTGGAGAGACTATCCGCTGGAGCCGGGAGCGCTCATCGGTGGACGATATGAAGTGATCTCGCGCCTCGGACTCGGCAGCTACGGCCTCACTTACCGCTGTCTGGACCGGGAATCCAAGCGAGAGGTGGCCGTGAAGCAGGCTAAGCCCAGCAAAAAGGATATCGGATATACGATGCTGCTTCGCGAGCGGGACGTTCTTCTGCGACTGGATCATCCCCGCATCCCCTCCTGCAGGGACTTTATTGAGGATAAAGGCTCGGTCTGGCTCGTTACCGACTATATCTACGGCTCCACGTTCGAGCAGCTGATCTTCGATGAAGGCTCCGTCTTCGGAGAGAAAGAGACGCTGGGCTTCATCCTGAGGCTGATGGATGTCGTCGGCTATATCCACGAAAAGGGAATCGCCCATCTAGACCTGCGCATTCCCAATATCATCGCGAAGGGCGAAGAGCTGTACGTGATTGATTTCGGGCTTGCCCGTCCGTTTGTTGAAGCATCGGATCAAGCGGACCAGAATTTCCTGCGGGACCCGGACCCTGACGGACTTCCGGCGCGCATGCCGGCCTCCATCTCCTCGGATTTGCATGACATCGGCCATTTGATGCTCTTCATGCTGTATTCCGGCTTCTCGCCGCAGCGGGGCCAGCAGGAACGAAGCTGGACGGAAGAACTGCCGTTATCTCCAGCCATGCGGGGACTTCTGCTTCGGCTGTTGGATCATCCTGAAAGCTACCAGGATACCGGAGAATTGATCGATGAGCTGCGGACAGTGCTAACTCAAGTGTCATAG